In Holophagales bacterium, one DNA window encodes the following:
- a CDS encoding Nif3-like dinuclear metal center hexameric protein — protein MTRDALVSYLDEYLDPTRDPDYGPNGLQVQGRDRVQRLVLGVSACEELFRRAADWGADAILVHHGLFWEGMPRVVTGPMKRRLSVLLRADINLLAYHLPLDRHPEVGNNAVAARALGLGDLAPFGLYKGKPVGFRGRFPTSVSATELVARCRGLFGREPLAFLHGPDPLTTVGIISGGAQGEVHQAIGAGLDAYITGEVSEWVMNLVRESGLHYLAVGHYAGEKVGVLALGQHLAGRFGIDVEFVDVPNPV, from the coding sequence ATGACGCGAGACGCGCTCGTCTCCTATCTCGACGAATATCTCGACCCGACCCGCGATCCCGACTACGGCCCCAACGGGTTGCAGGTTCAAGGTCGCGATCGGGTGCAGCGCCTCGTCCTGGGCGTCTCGGCCTGCGAAGAGCTCTTCCGGCGCGCAGCCGACTGGGGCGCCGATGCGATCCTGGTGCACCACGGGCTCTTCTGGGAAGGCATGCCGCGCGTCGTCACCGGGCCAATGAAGCGGCGCCTTTCCGTCCTCTTGCGCGCCGACATCAACCTCCTCGCCTACCACCTGCCCCTCGATCGCCACCCCGAGGTCGGCAACAACGCCGTGGCGGCTCGCGCGCTCGGCCTTGGCGATCTCGCGCCGTTCGGGCTCTACAAGGGCAAGCCCGTGGGCTTCCGTGGGCGATTCCCCACCTCGGTCTCCGCGACCGAGCTGGTGGCTCGCTGTCGCGGCCTCTTCGGGCGCGAGCCCCTCGCCTTCCTGCACGGTCCCGACCCGCTGACCACCGTCGGCATCATCAGCGGCGGTGCCCAGGGAGAGGTCCACCAGGCGATCGGCGCCGGCCTCGACGCCTACATCACTGGCGAAGTGAGCGAGTGGGTGATGAATCTGGTGCGCGAGAGCGGGCTGCACTACCTTGCCGTCGGCCACTACGCCGGCGAGAAGGTCGGCGTCCTGGCGCTCGGCCAACACCTGGCGGGGCGCTTCGGGATCGACGTCGAGTTCGTCGACGTGCCGAACCCGGTCTGA
- a CDS encoding response regulator, giving the protein MRERILIIDDEPSVRELLAAQVSFLGFEETSAGDGREGFRLASLAPHPELVLLDLEMPGLSGLEVLRWIKALDEDIQVVVISGLQDLETVRLCLRDGAYDYLVKPFVLEDLGNTISRALERGRLIRQNREYRENLERIVAERTHELKQTRDIAILTLAKLAESRDDATGQHLERMAAYSRRLAAEVAQRGARVDNGAAFVEQVAKSSPLHDIGKVGIPDAILRKRGTLTPAETAIMRTHTTIGGDTLHSVIEKFSGHTFLTMAMEIAYFHHERWDGSGYPAALSREDIPLPARIVALADAYDAITSDRPYKGPLPHAEALRRIRADRGAHFDPEMVDAFLDCERDFAAIALEFQVSAEPTVAAEVADA; this is encoded by the coding sequence ATGCGCGAGCGCATTCTCATCATCGACGACGAGCCCAGCGTTCGCGAGCTGCTTGCCGCCCAGGTCAGCTTCCTCGGCTTCGAGGAGACCTCGGCCGGCGATGGCCGCGAGGGTTTCCGCCTCGCCTCCCTCGCGCCTCACCCCGAGCTCGTGCTCCTCGACCTCGAAATGCCCGGGCTGTCGGGCCTCGAGGTGCTGCGCTGGATCAAGGCCCTCGACGAGGACATCCAGGTCGTCGTCATCTCCGGCCTCCAGGACCTCGAGACCGTCCGGCTCTGCCTGCGCGACGGCGCCTACGACTACCTCGTCAAGCCCTTCGTCCTCGAGGATCTCGGCAATACCATCTCTCGCGCCCTCGAACGGGGGCGCCTGATCCGCCAGAACCGCGAGTATCGCGAGAACCTCGAGCGCATCGTTGCCGAGCGGACCCACGAGCTCAAACAGACGCGCGACATCGCGATCCTCACCCTCGCCAAGCTCGCCGAATCGCGTGACGACGCGACGGGGCAGCATCTCGAGCGGATGGCCGCCTACAGTCGCCGGCTTGCCGCCGAGGTCGCCCAGCGCGGCGCGCGGGTCGACAACGGGGCCGCCTTCGTCGAGCAGGTCGCCAAGTCGAGCCCGTTGCACGACATCGGCAAGGTCGGCATCCCCGACGCCATCCTGCGCAAGCGGGGCACCTTGACACCTGCCGAAACCGCGATCATGCGCACCCACACGACGATCGGGGGCGACACGCTCCATTCGGTGATCGAGAAGTTCAGCGGCCACACCTTCCTCACCATGGCCATGGAGATCGCCTACTTCCACCACGAGCGCTGGGACGGCTCCGGCTATCCGGCGGCCCTCTCGCGGGAGGACATCCCGCTGCCGGCACGCATCGTCGCCCTCGCCGACGCCTACGACGCGATCACCAGCGATCGCCCGTACAAGGGACCGCTGCCTCACGCCGAGGCGCTGCGGCGCATTCGCGCCGACCGCGGCGCGCACTTCGATCCGGAGATGGTCGACGCTTTCCTCGACTGCGAGCGCGATTTCGCCGCGATCGCCCTCGAGTTCCAGGTGAGCGCCGAGCCGACCGTCGCCGCGGAGGTCGCCGATGCCTGA
- the pnp gene encoding polyribonucleotide nucleotidyltransferase: MKQRKEIAVGGGTLVVESGHLAKQANGSCVVRLGDTVVLTTACMAVSAMPRDFLPLTVDYREYTYAAGRIPGGFFKREGRPTEKETITSRLIDRPLRPLFPTGYTNETQVIALVLSADGEHDPDILAINGASFALVLSNIPFYHPVGAVRVGLIDGEVIFNPTNSQRDVSDLDLVVVGTEEAVAMVEAGANQLSEEVLLDCIFKGHQEIQKIIRAQIEMFHERGLEKPSWTAPAPYPAELYQEIRGALHARYKAALNTKGKFERKKAVTEVQQSYLATVPEDQPERKTFAKRIFETLEEEILREVVLDERIRFDGRRLDEVRPIAIEVGLLPRTHGSALFTRGETQALASITLGTKRDAQVLEEYEGETLQKFMLHYNFPPFSVGEVKFMRSPGRREIGHGVLARRALLPVLPHGEEFPYTVRVVSDILESNGSSSMATVCGGSLALFDAAVPMLAPVAGVAMGLIKEGDRFAVLTDIAGQEDHYGDMDFKVAGTRDGITALQMDIKITGVDRAVMQEALAQAKRGRFHILEQMEQVIGKPRPELSQFAPRLHTLQIPKEKIRDVIGPGGKTIRSIVEETGCEVEIENDGRVIIASPDGEAARRAISIIERLTETAEIGKVYSGTVRRVEAYGCFVEILPGTDGLVHVSELAPYRVREVSDIVKEGDELQVKVIDIDDTGRIRLSRKAVIMEAPDYDPAKYEGMGIPPGEGGGHDRGDRGDRGDRGGPSRGGRRDDRGGRPPRSGSRPPGRGR, translated from the coding sequence ATGAAGCAGAGAAAAGAGATCGCCGTCGGCGGTGGCACACTGGTGGTCGAGTCCGGACACCTCGCCAAGCAAGCCAACGGCTCCTGCGTCGTCCGGCTCGGCGACACCGTCGTGCTGACGACCGCCTGCATGGCCGTCAGCGCGATGCCGCGTGACTTCCTGCCGCTCACCGTCGACTACCGCGAGTACACCTACGCGGCCGGTCGGATCCCCGGCGGCTTCTTCAAGCGCGAAGGTCGGCCCACCGAGAAGGAGACGATCACCTCGCGGCTGATCGACCGGCCGCTGCGGCCGCTCTTCCCGACGGGCTACACCAACGAAACGCAGGTCATCGCCCTCGTGCTCTCGGCCGACGGCGAGCACGATCCCGACATCCTGGCCATCAACGGGGCCTCGTTCGCGCTCGTGCTGTCGAACATCCCCTTCTATCACCCCGTCGGCGCGGTGCGCGTCGGGCTGATCGACGGCGAGGTGATCTTCAACCCGACCAACAGCCAGCGCGACGTCTCCGACCTCGACCTCGTGGTCGTCGGCACGGAAGAAGCGGTGGCGATGGTGGAGGCGGGCGCCAACCAGCTGTCGGAAGAGGTCCTGCTCGACTGCATCTTCAAGGGCCATCAGGAGATCCAGAAGATCATCCGGGCCCAGATCGAGATGTTCCACGAACGCGGGCTCGAGAAGCCGTCGTGGACCGCGCCGGCACCCTACCCGGCCGAGCTCTACCAGGAGATCCGCGGCGCGCTGCACGCGCGCTACAAGGCCGCGCTCAACACGAAGGGCAAGTTCGAGCGCAAGAAGGCGGTCACGGAAGTCCAGCAGAGCTACCTGGCGACCGTTCCGGAGGACCAGCCGGAGCGCAAGACCTTCGCCAAGCGCATCTTCGAGACGCTCGAAGAGGAGATCCTGCGCGAGGTCGTGCTCGACGAGCGGATCCGCTTCGACGGCCGCCGCCTCGACGAAGTCCGGCCGATCGCCATCGAGGTCGGTCTGCTGCCCCGCACCCACGGCTCGGCGCTCTTCACCCGCGGCGAGACGCAGGCGCTCGCCTCGATCACCCTCGGCACCAAGCGCGACGCCCAGGTGCTCGAGGAGTACGAGGGCGAGACGCTGCAGAAGTTCATGCTGCACTACAACTTCCCGCCCTTCTCGGTCGGCGAGGTGAAGTTCATGCGCTCGCCGGGGCGGCGCGAGATCGGCCACGGCGTGCTGGCGCGCCGCGCCCTTCTCCCGGTGCTGCCGCACGGCGAAGAGTTCCCCTACACGGTGCGGGTCGTCTCCGACATCCTCGAGTCGAACGGCTCGTCGTCGATGGCGACGGTCTGCGGCGGATCGCTCGCTCTCTTCGACGCGGCGGTGCCGATGCTCGCTCCGGTCGCCGGAGTGGCGATGGGCCTGATCAAGGAGGGCGATCGCTTCGCGGTGCTCACCGACATCGCCGGCCAGGAGGACCACTACGGCGACATGGACTTCAAGGTCGCCGGCACGCGGGACGGCATCACGGCACTGCAGATGGACATCAAGATCACCGGTGTCGACCGCGCGGTGATGCAGGAGGCCCTGGCGCAGGCCAAGCGTGGCCGCTTCCACATCCTCGAGCAGATGGAGCAGGTGATCGGCAAGCCGCGACCGGAGCTCTCCCAGTTCGCACCGCGGCTCCACACCCTCCAGATCCCCAAGGAGAAGATCCGCGACGTCATCGGACCCGGTGGCAAGACCATCCGCTCGATCGTCGAGGAGACCGGCTGCGAGGTCGAGATCGAGAACGACGGCCGCGTGATCATCGCTTCGCCGGACGGCGAGGCGGCGCGCCGGGCCATCTCGATCATCGAGCGCCTCACCGAGACGGCGGAGATCGGCAAGGTCTACTCCGGCACGGTGCGGCGCGTCGAGGCCTACGGCTGCTTCGTCGAGATCCTCCCGGGAACCGACGGCCTGGTGCACGTCAGCGAGCTCGCGCCCTACCGCGTGCGCGAGGTCTCCGACATCGTCAAGGAAGGCGACGAGCTGCAGGTCAAGGTGATCGACATCGACGACACCGGCAGGATCCGTCTCTCCCGCAAGGCGGTGATCATGGAGGCGCCGGACTACGATCCGGCCAAGTACGAGGGGATGGGGATTCCGCCGGGCGAAGGCGGCGGCCACGACCGGGGCGACCGCGGCGATCGCGGCGACCGCGGCGGGCCGAGCCGGGGTGGACGGCGCGACGACCGCGGCGGCCGGCCGCCGCGCAGCGGCTCGCGTCCTCCCGGACGCGGACGCTGA
- the rpsO gene encoding 30S ribosomal protein S15, with translation MPQTSEKKQAIINDYRQHEKDTGSPEVQVALLTSRITELTEHFKTHKKDHHSRRGLLKLVGQRRRLLDYLKKKSSERYRTTIERLGIRK, from the coding sequence TTGCCCCAGACCAGCGAGAAGAAGCAGGCCATCATCAACGACTATCGGCAGCACGAGAAGGACACCGGATCGCCCGAGGTCCAGGTCGCGCTGCTCACCAGTCGGATCACCGAGCTGACCGAGCATTTCAAGACGCACAAGAAGGACCATCACAGCCGCCGCGGTCTGCTCAAGCTCGTCGGCCAGCGGCGCCGCCTGCTCGACTACCTCAAGAAGAAGAGCTCCGAGCGCTATCGCACGACGATCGAGCGACTCGGCATCCGCAAGTAG
- the truB gene encoding tRNA pseudouridine(55) synthase TruB, translated as MPDGLLLVDKQPGCTSHDVVQQVRRLLRQRRIGHCGTLDPDATGLLLLTLGQATRLTRFLIRAPKQYEGTFRLGVTTDTYDAAGRVVRERSADGVTFADVAAAMRLFEGGYAQVPPPYCAKKIGGEKYYEIARRGGETPEEPKEVAIYGFAPVGDLADGELSFLLDCESGTYARSLAHDLGERLGTGAHLRRLRRTRIGPFRLTEALTVAALGEKVAAGESLSPAWLPFDEIPLPFGEVVVDAQQERRILHGQTVLTRDVVGEEGDWVKLTDRRHHFLAIGSVVERIGSGGVAVVQPRIVFNEPTDVLKSQRI; from the coding sequence ATGCCTGACGGCTTGCTGCTCGTCGACAAGCAGCCGGGTTGCACCTCGCACGACGTCGTGCAGCAGGTCCGCCGGCTGCTGCGCCAGCGCCGGATCGGCCACTGCGGCACGCTCGATCCCGACGCCACCGGGTTGCTCCTTCTCACCCTCGGCCAGGCGACCCGGCTGACGCGCTTCCTCATCCGGGCCCCCAAGCAGTACGAGGGCACCTTCCGTCTCGGGGTGACCACCGACACCTACGACGCCGCCGGACGCGTCGTGCGCGAGCGCTCCGCCGACGGCGTGACGTTCGCCGACGTCGCGGCTGCGATGCGCCTGTTCGAAGGCGGCTATGCCCAGGTGCCGCCACCGTACTGCGCCAAGAAGATCGGCGGCGAGAAGTACTACGAGATCGCGCGACGTGGTGGCGAGACCCCCGAGGAGCCGAAGGAGGTCGCCATCTACGGCTTCGCCCCGGTGGGAGATCTGGCCGACGGCGAGCTCTCGTTCCTGCTCGATTGCGAATCCGGAACCTACGCCCGGAGCCTCGCCCACGACCTCGGCGAACGTCTCGGCACCGGCGCTCACCTGCGCCGTCTTCGCCGCACGCGCATCGGGCCGTTCCGGCTCACTGAAGCGCTCACCGTCGCCGCGCTCGGCGAGAAGGTGGCGGCCGGCGAATCGCTCAGTCCGGCCTGGCTGCCCTTCGACGAGATTCCCCTGCCGTTCGGCGAGGTGGTCGTCGACGCCCAGCAGGAGCGGCGGATTCTCCACGGCCAGACGGTCCTCACGCGCGACGTCGTGGGCGAGGAAGGCGACTGGGTCAAGCTCACCGACCGCCGCCATCACTTCCTCGCCATCGGCTCGGTCGTCGAGCGGATCGGCTCCGGCGGCGTCGCCGTTGTCCAGCCACGGATCGTATTCAACGAACCGACGGATGTGCTAAAGTCCCAAAGGATATAG
- a CDS encoding bifunctional oligoribonuclease/PAP phosphatase NrnA encodes MTTPETLLQRLRKGRRFLLTSHSSPDGDAIGSELALARVLRSLGKSAWIWNRDAVPPLYRHLPGAERIHVGEQAPNGFPDDFDAVVVLECPDLGRTGFAADALAGLPLLNIDHHLGNQLYGQVNWVDSAAPAVGEMVHRLAVDLKTTIDADTATLLLLTVASDTGGFRFSNANVVAFEAAAALVRLGASPERVSLWLYESQPLPAVRLLGEMLGTLGIHAGGRVATVELTLEMFARAGAEPGDSEGLIDHARSIAGVEAAALFKELSDGRQKVSLRSRGPVDVERIARAHQGGGHRNAAGCVLSGPAGEARQTIVEALSRAVEGVHA; translated from the coding sequence ATGACCACTCCTGAGACCCTGCTGCAGCGCCTGCGCAAGGGGCGCCGCTTCCTGCTGACCAGCCACTCGAGCCCTGACGGCGACGCGATCGGATCGGAGCTGGCGCTGGCGCGCGTGCTGCGCAGCCTCGGCAAGAGTGCCTGGATCTGGAATCGCGACGCGGTCCCGCCGCTCTACCGCCACCTGCCGGGCGCCGAGCGGATCCACGTCGGCGAGCAGGCACCGAACGGTTTTCCCGACGACTTCGATGCCGTCGTCGTCCTCGAGTGCCCCGACCTCGGCCGAACCGGATTCGCGGCTGACGCCCTGGCCGGCCTGCCACTGCTCAACATCGACCATCATCTCGGCAATCAGCTCTACGGGCAGGTCAACTGGGTCGACAGCGCGGCGCCGGCGGTCGGCGAGATGGTCCATCGTCTGGCGGTCGACCTCAAGACGACGATCGACGCCGACACCGCCACGCTGCTCCTGCTGACGGTGGCGAGCGATACCGGCGGATTCCGCTTCAGCAACGCGAACGTCGTCGCTTTCGAGGCGGCCGCTGCGCTGGTGCGACTCGGCGCATCTCCGGAGCGCGTTTCGCTCTGGCTCTACGAGAGTCAGCCTCTCCCCGCCGTCCGGCTGCTCGGCGAGATGCTCGGCACCCTCGGGATCCACGCCGGTGGACGGGTCGCCACGGTCGAGCTCACGCTCGAGATGTTCGCGCGCGCCGGCGCCGAACCCGGCGACTCCGAAGGGCTGATCGACCACGCGCGCTCGATCGCCGGGGTCGAGGCAGCGGCGCTGTTCAAGGAGCTCTCCGACGGCCGCCAGAAGGTGTCGCTGCGCAGCCGCGGCCCGGTCGACGTCGAGCGCATCGCTCGCGCCCACCAAGGCGGCGGCCATCGGAACGCCGCCGGCTGCGTGTTGAGCGGACCGGCGGGCGAAGCCCGGCAGACGATCGTCGAGGCCCTGTCGCGCGCCGTGGAGGGCGTCCATGCCTGA
- the rbfA gene encoding 30S ribosome-binding factor RbfA — protein MSRRTERIDDLLRAELSDLIRREVRDPRVHLVTVTRVEITRDLRHARVSVSALGSEEQRAAAVEALEGARGMLRSRLAPRLKLRVVPELHFQLDRGAEYSQQISKLLEEIHDGGDDHS, from the coding sequence ATGAGCCGACGCACTGAACGCATCGACGATCTGCTGCGCGCCGAGCTCTCGGACCTGATCCGGCGCGAGGTCCGGGACCCGCGCGTCCACCTCGTCACGGTGACGCGGGTCGAGATCACCCGCGACCTGAGGCATGCCCGCGTTTCGGTGTCGGCGCTCGGCAGCGAAGAGCAGCGCGCCGCCGCCGTCGAGGCTCTCGAAGGCGCCCGCGGCATGCTGCGGAGCCGGCTCGCCCCGCGCCTCAAGCTGCGCGTCGTTCCCGAATTGCACTTCCAGCTCGACCGTGGCGCCGAGTACAGCCAGCAGATCAGCAAACTGCTCGAGGAGATCCACGATGGCGGCGATGACCACTCCTGA
- a CDS encoding DUF503 domain-containing protein has product MFVAIVCCELHLPYSGSLKHKRRVVRSLVERLHQRYRISVAETGSHDLLQRAELGLAAVAGDERELRRLMDELRRLIDDEEEAVLLGWEPEFLEGNA; this is encoded by the coding sequence GTGTTCGTCGCCATCGTCTGCTGCGAGCTCCATCTCCCCTACTCCGGCAGTCTGAAGCACAAGCGGCGGGTGGTGCGCTCGCTCGTCGAGCGGCTGCACCAGCGCTACCGGATCTCGGTCGCCGAGACCGGCAGCCACGACCTGCTGCAGCGCGCCGAGCTCGGACTGGCCGCCGTGGCCGGTGACGAACGCGAGTTACGCCGCCTGATGGACGAGTTGCGGCGGCTGATCGACGACGAAGAGGAAGCCGTGCTCCTCGGCTGGGAGCCGGAGTTCCTGGAGGGAAACGCATGA